One genomic window of Oncorhynchus masou masou isolate Uvic2021 unplaced genomic scaffold, UVic_Omas_1.1 unplaced_scaffold_2916, whole genome shotgun sequence includes the following:
- the LOC135534008 gene encoding LOW QUALITY PROTEIN: protein ANKUB1-like (The sequence of the model RefSeq protein was modified relative to this genomic sequence to represent the inferred CDS: inserted 2 bases in 1 codon): MGVCDYFHVQLSDNKQVRHFLELSYAGAILRDSWVLTDVGITPSSAICCLLKREPVVRVFSAVTGETLSVLGTVFLLSTSVARLMTLVSQQCGLPVSSFRLSSPTGLQLYDCNRLHDYAIDLGATLRLDTWDGWAEFLRGCFLGHRLTVQRHLSRERPVMRFQLRVALYIAASLGHLDLAGWLLGVRVIEPVGVHPYREWCHQTADPDVAKCPAVASXSRGQLTILKLFIASSILTLACRDPQG, from the exons atgggtgtctgt GATTACTTCCACGTGCAACTGTCAGACAACAAGCAGGTGAGGCACTTCCTGGAGCTGAGCTATGCTGGTGCCATCCTTCGGGACAGCTGGGTCCTGACAGACGTTGGCATCACCCCGAGCAGTGCCATCTGCTGCCTGCTGAAG CGGGAGCCGGTGGTGCGTGTGTTCAGTGCCGTGACGGGGGAGACCCTCTCAGTCTTGGGCACTGTGTTTCTCCTGAGTACATCTGTGGCCAGGCTCATGACCCTGGTGTCCCAGCAGTGTGGGCTTCCCGTCAGCTCCTTCAGACTGAGCTCTCCCACCGGCCTGCAACTCTACGACTGCAACCGGCTGCACGACTACGCCATTGACCTGG ggGCTACTCTACGGTTGGACACCTGGGATGGGTGGGCGGAGTTCCTCAGAGGCTGCTTCCTGGGACACAGACTGACCGTCCAACGACACCTgtctagggagagacctgtgATGAG GTTCCAGCTCCGGGTGGCACTCTACATCGCTGCTTCTCTGGGCCACCTGGACCTGGCCGGCTGGCTGCTGGGGGTGCGTGTCATTGAGCCGGTGGGGGTTCACCCTTACCGTGAGTGGTGCCACCAGACGGCCGACCCCGACGTCGCCAAGTGTCCCGCTGTCGCCTC ATCGCGCGGCCAGCTCACCATCCTCAAACTCTTCATCGCCAGCAGCATTCTGACCCTTGCCTGTCGGGATCCCCAGGGT